The Haploplasma axanthum region AAAAATGGAAATAGACAAGAAGAAGTTGCAAAGATTTCTCGTAGTTTAAAGCAAATGGCGAGAGAATTAAAAATTCCAGTTTTAGCTTTATCACAATTATCTCGTGCTGTTGAAACAAGAGATGACAAACGTCCTGTTCTTGCGGATTTACGTGAATCAGGAAGTATTGAACAAGATGCCGATATTGTTCTATTCTTATTTAGACAAGACTATTATGAACGTGATCCAGAAAAGAAAACTGGGGATGTTGATTTAGGTATTGCGAAAAATAGACAGGGGCAATCAGGAATTGATTTACACTTTAAATTTGATCCAGCGTACTCAAGATTTACAACCAAAGAAGAACGCGATGATGATTATACTACAAGAGACTAGTTATATACTAGTCTTTATTTTTAGGAGAACATAATGAAATCAATCGAAATAATTAAAAATGTATTTAGTGACTATAAGTTATTGTTTAATGAGAATAACAATAGCGATTATGAAGGGTTTGTTTTTGAATCATTAAATAGAACATATCGTTCGAGGTTATGTAAAAAAACACCGAAAAAAGTTGGATACTTTGTTGCAATTTGGGAAAAAGATAGTAATAATAAAAATACTGCATTTAGTTCAGAGGATAATGTTGATGCATACATCATTAATATTATCGATGAAAATAGAAAAGGATATTTTTTGTTTCCAAAAGATATTTTAATTAGTAAAAAAATATTAAAAGATAAAAATCAAAATGGTAAAATGGCATTTAGAGTATATCCTAGTTGGATAAATGAACTAAATGATACAGCTAAAAAAACTAAAGAATGGCAAAATAAGTATTTCATTGATTTAAGTAATAATTGAAACGTTTAGTATCGCTAGAATGAACAAGATAGGTTTTAATATATAGGTGAAAATGATATAATTAATACAATTAATCAAACTTGTAAAGGGGAAAAAGATTTTAATAATCTTGATAGTGAGTATGAATTGTAGAAAATGTTTAAAAGAAACTCCTGATGAATCAAAGTTTTGTATACATTGCGGAGAAAGTACTGAAGAAAAAATAGTTACATGTCCTAATTGTAGCGAAACTATTGTTGAAGGTGCTATGTATTGTCATTCGTGTGGGGTAAAAGTTAAGGAATATAATCATTCAGTAGAGAGAAGAGATTTAAAGAAAAAAAGAAATTACTTTGTTAGTGCTAAAAAATATATCATAGGATCATTAAGTATATTACTAAGTATATTATTAGTAATTAGTCTTTTTGTTTCAAATGGAAATGCAAAAATAAATAATAATTCAACTACGATATCTGGGAATGATAAAGTGGAG contains the following coding sequences:
- a CDS encoding MepB family protein → MKSIEIIKNVFSDYKLLFNENNNSDYEGFVFESLNRTYRSRLCKKTPKKVGYFVAIWEKDSNNKNTAFSSEDNVDAYIINIIDENRKGYFLFPKDILISKKILKDKNQNGKMAFRVYPSWINELNDTAKKTKEWQNKYFIDLSNN